The DNA region AAAATACATCACAagaaacattattaaaaaaaagcaatatcaccatataaatacaaaagaatCCAACTTTGCATTCTCATCTTCTCCATTACGTGAACAGCAAAACCACAGCATAACAAGAGACAAGCTGTTGAATGAGCTATTCCAAGAACCATTGAAAAATCTAAACATATATTTGTGAACTAATCTCGAGCTTATCTTCTATTTGATGAGTGGTTTCTAAGGCTTGCAAATTGATGGTTCTTAAAACAAATATGTTCAGTAGTTGACACTGAAGATGCGAGGATAGATAAAAATGTATACCTGTCTAAGCATCTGGTTCTCGTTCTGCAAAGTAGAGAGTCTATCTTCAAGTTCAGAGTTTCTATTCTCCAAGTCTTTCACTCTGTTTTCCAACTCACCCAAGTAAGCTTTCTTCCTCTCTCTTGCTTGATGTGCTGAAACTCTGTTCCTTAGTAACCTTTTGTTTGCTTGGTCTCTTTCTAAGCTTTAAGCTCTTGTTAAAGGAAGAAACACTACGAGAGTGATGACAACCACATCACTCAGCCTTTAGAGCTTTAGTTACCCCACTCGACCTATGCACACCAAAAGATTTAGATAAGTTCAAAGTTTTCGACAGATAGAGATCATGAATGTTTTCGACAGAGACATAAGCCGCCATGTCCCGACCCTTAACAGTTCCTACAACATGAATGATGAAGATTGTTGTCACAAGAACAaattaccaaacaaaaacacCAAAGATCCTCACTTTATGCATAATTAAGGAACAAAGAGAGACAGATCACACAAAACTCAACAATGAACACACGGGAATCTTACAAAGTCACAGGAAGCCGGAGACATGAAGAAGCAAAGTGTATGAGTGGGATTGAAATTTGGGAATTGAAGTTAGATCAACGGAAGAATGTTGTTTGCGAACTTGGTTATGGGTCCTATGATCAAGATGTTTACCGAGGTAAGCCATCGAAGATGGAGTAGATGAAAGAGAACGAACCTGAGATTGAGGATGGTGACAGAGAACGAGCAGAGAGGGTGAAGATGCGGCCGACGAAGCAATTCCGAGCCGTACGACTCCGTGTTATCATTCGAGCTCTGTGCGATTCCGTCTGTAAGGAGTGAACTCAGgcgaagaagagaaggagaagatgaaggcgaagaagagaaagaaaagatgatGAAGGCTTGGCAATGGAGGAAGGGAGAcgaagagaaggagagaaggagagaaaaaccgaaaagttttgatttttcatataGTGACACGTGCCCTTAAGGGACGCTATAAAACACTTCTTATTTAACATACGTTTGTTCCGTTTTTAAgcatttatgatttaaatttcgCCAATAATTACCTAAGAAATGCCATAAGATATGGCGATAAAGGTGTTCTAAAGTCCTATTTTCAAGGGGCTACGAATATTGGCTATTAGACAATATTGGGTTTTCATAAAACTTTCTgtcttttttcattttaaatttccATTTACCATTTGAGCCattatttccaatttttaatGAATAGAACTGGGTTTTAACAACTAAACCCATTTTAAATTACATGGCAAATTATTATGTGtgataataacattttataaattattatatataaaataaatttattaaaatttaactgaaaacatataattacatatatatataattaatctttgattaataaacaaaattgtaactatattttgttttttttcctaaatgataactattttgaaataaaattcagTGAAATGACTATAAAACatgtgtatagttatgcaatatcacaaatttaatataattttcaaaatttcttactaataattttttaaaaatattatatacaaatatgattataatgaaaaacaaaaatataaaaattaaattttttataaaagaatatttaacaaaaaatgtaCCCGTCTTTTGAAAGGcggatcaaaatttagttaGTATTAAAACTCATTAGTCATTCCTATCAAgctatttaaatgtttaaaccGTCGGCATTTAAATCTCACCGTTTAATTAAATCAACGTTAACTAATACAACGTTTGTATCGTATCAAGTATCAACCTCGACGCTTCAACCGACTCTGCCATTACAAATCGTCAAATTCTTCAACTAACCCAACCAACATGATTCACACATActttgttaagtttttttcctaatcttattaattttttgtttatttttgcaAATCCTTTATTAAGCTTCTAATCTCATCTAAGCATACAGAAGTgtttagtcaatataaaattataaaaggcAAAGCAACAACTTTCTTTTTGTGCTTTGTTGTCTCCTTTCTTCTATCTTTTAAACAAATAGTCatgttagtttcttttttgtttgtttgtatgaACATGAATAATTCCAGTCAGGATACATACAAACAAACCTATTATTAAAAAGTTCCAATATTTTGGATTAATTCAAGATTCAATACTCGGTGGTTATCGTTGTCAGTCGAATTAAAAATAGTATGATTTTCTCTTAAATGTTCTACTAAAAGTAACTAAAAAAAGTTATCTTTACGTATCATTAGTAGTAGTTATCGTAATGGACCAAAAAGTCATTATTGTTAATTTTGGGGTTTTGTGAAAAAGAGAGGAATGCTTGTTACCTACTCTTATTAACTTCTCTGCCTCTCTCTTCTCTACAACAGTCTCTTCAAGCAAACTGGGGGACATAGCAGCTTAAAAGTCTTCtcaagttttcttttgttctgttCTTTGCTACTTTAGAAAATGCAGAAGCACAAATGCAAGCTCTGTTCCAAGAGTTTCTGTAATGGCAGAGCTCTTGGTGGTCACATGAAGTCCCACTTGGTCTCATCACACACTCCCACTCGGAAGAAACTCGGTGACTCGGTTCAttctccttcctcttcctcctcagACGGTAAAACTCTGGTCTACGGGCTGCGAGAGAACCCGAGGAAGAGTTCTCGGGTCTTTATCCCGGATCCTGAGTCTTCCACCGTTTACAACAGCGAGACCGAGACCGAACCTGAGTCTGTAAAAAGAGGCAGAGCAGAGGTTTCCAAGAAGAAAAGGAGTAAGAAGAGAGTGTCTGGAAAGAAACAGAAGACGAGTCATGTTAACTCGAGCGAGTCTCAAGAACCGGCGAGTTCTGTCTCCGACGGTTCTCCGGAACAGGAGTTAGCCATGTGTTTGATGATGCTATCTAGAGATACAAGGGAACTGAAGAAACATGTTTTTGCAGCTGAAGAGACTAAGCCGGAAAAGATACATTTCCCGGAGCTCCGCCGCTGTGTGATAGATCTGAATCTTCCTCCGCCGCAAGAAAGCGATATTATTGTCACCGTAGTTTCAGCCATATAATAATAACAAGTTGATGTTTCGGAGGTTATTGGATATCATCAAAGCATCTTCTTGATTTGGTTTTCTTCAAGATcgtttattcttttaaaatagaaaacgtTTAGTGGTTTTGGAATCTTCGGACGATCTTTATCAAGCAATGTACTTTTGATGTAAGACACAACTGAAAACTCAAGAAACAAGCTCTGtttcttgatttcttcttcaaagtcatggatgataaatatattgtttgttggatctttgtttattttgaaattctTGAGATGATTCTTTTGCATGAGGTTTTGGATCTTGGATCTTTGATTTATTAATGTGTGTTTGAAGAAACTATTTAATTTAGCTGCGTATTTTTTATGACACAAGTGTATGCTAGGCTGCTagctttttaaaataatgtgaTATTATTCTTGTCACGTATATCATTGGGTGTGTTGGAATAACTATGACAATGTGGtaaatactgttttttttttccaaattgaaaatatattaattaaagcccgaaacccaaaagaaaaaaggcAGAAGCTCAGAATCTTACAAAATACACAAAGCCCAGCAAAACAAACGGGTCACGACAACAAAAAACAGCAAATAGGCCACAGCCCAACAACCAGAGTCCCACCGACACTTCGGGAACTGCTCTAGCGGAAATCATGGCGAGGCGCAGGATCAGACACGTGGAAGGATCTACTCCATTCATGCAACACGCGTCTTCACCGCTTCAACCCGCTCGCCACCGCTGCAACTCATCCGCCTCCGACGCTACACCGCCAGAGCCACACCAAAGAACACTTCGTTCGTCGGAGCTTATAAACCATCAAGCCTCCTAACGAATCCATCACTGTTCTCCACCGCAATCTCTTCACGCCGGAGTTTTCATCGAACCTCGAGATCTCCTCCGACTTTGAATCGCTTCAAACCCTAGACACGTAAATCAAGAACCATCATCCACTCACCGGAAGACTTCACCGGCTAACAAACCTTTACCTCAAGAGAGCATCATCGAGCTTTCCCCGAGATCTCCTCCCGCAACCTCACCAACCACAACTTCAACCTCACCGTGGAGCATAACCGAACTTCCACCACTTCCACAAGCTAGAGCCGACTGCTCCCCTTGACGGAAAGGGCCACAACAGCAAACCAAGTCCCCTTGACGGAAAGGGCCACAACAGCGAACCAAGACCGGCCGTCTACTCTAAGAGAAAGGCGACGACGGAAGCAAAAGATTAACACAAAAAACCGAAACggaaaggagaagaaaaaaaaaacctaaacaGCTTAAAACGATGGAGAAACCCGACCGACGGTGGCTAAAGGAGCCCACTCCGTCGGCCGGAAAGGATTCTCACGGCGgggatctctctctcttctctctcttctctgccAGCGTTAAGGTGTTTTGACAATGTGGTAAATACTTAACATCCAAGATATCAGATCATGGATATTCAAATATCTTCTTAATAAGTGAGATATTTAAACCCAAAAATCAACTGAGACATTTCATCATCTCTGaatcataaaaacataatttcttaAATACGGAGTCTACGTTCATCTTATGAATTGctactttttactattttaaccAACAACAAAATCTGTCTAACCGACAAAAAACTTAATACTTTATCTCTGAATCATagattacataaaattttgaaatatcagtCTACATTCACCTTATGGGTTACTACATTGTACTAGtatttttctaataaatatgtataaacaaaaatatattctctGTTTCATAATGGCTGCAACTCATGGATGGTTTTTAGTAGGATAAATTGATCTGAAACGAGTTATTCCCTATAATTCTATAAAATGTTTACCAGTTTACCATGactttttataaatagtttcaccATATTCCATTttctaaatgaaaataaaaataaaactcttacaaaatttatcattaaaaataaaaataaattatcattttgtTCCACATCCTAATTTATAAAGCTAATCAAATGATTGAACTAATATtccattaattatattttttatcatcATACCATTCATTATTCTATTTTCCTTCcataaataattacattttatttatcatattagttTCACAAATAATCAGTTACAGGCGATAtaaattgtttagaaaatatattttgttaaaaatataattggttTTATTTAAGAATTTAGCAGTacgttttgattttttttaactaaaacagtTTATATTATGAAAGGGATAATAATTACTATTTTGTATGGTTATTTACTTACTACTATCATTGAACCATGTATTAGTGGTCGGGTGGTAGCAAGACGTTTCAGTGTTGTTAAGTAATCTGAGTTCGAATCTGACTACACTCAGATATCTCTAACACGTGATTACCGGTGATTTAACATTCTCAGGCCGAGGAGCGGTTTacctccttttttttcttttactactATCATTGTGATGTAGTTTGTGTCGCCAGCTGCATCATGTGACTCTGTAGAGAGGTAGTGTTTTTAGGCCTAGTGATTTATACCACCAATACCGAACCatttatgtttctttcttgACAAAGAAATAGAAACACAATACCATTTTTTGTGGGCATCATTTTAGTAAGCTCCGTATTTATTACAGAAATATCCCTGAACCCTGATCCATCTTAAAAATCACGTTCATGCATGTTTACACTTACTAGACTTTCAGAGTTAAATAAACATTTATCCACTGACGGAACGACATCATCATAACtgtaatttaaaaagaaaaaaatgaagggAGAAGAGTTAATTATGTTTGTCTGGACAAAAACATGAGATGTCCTTTTtctcaaacaaaaaagaaagatgaaCAAGGGTATTTTTTGTAGTTCAGATTTCGTTGGTGACGTTCACATAAATGTGGGGGCATGTGGTCGCGTTACCCTTTGTGCTTTACGCTTATCATACAACAAAATATGAACCTAAACAAACAAAGAATCATGTTCACGATAACTTCGGTGAAGTTTTATCATCTTCACAcaatataatttagaaaaaaattgttcgaACGCTTAACATCTTTACATATGTTGTTGTTCATGTATATCATCAGCAAGACTAAGAGCACTGGCATTTGAGAAAACCTCACTGCAAAACAACACGTGTCTGGTGAATCTAACCCTCCAAATCTAAAAGATTAGTGGGTCATTTTTGGGTCTCATTTGGAAATCCTCGGCATTGAGGAAGGCCgttaagttaaaatatatttggcCCATTTTGGCGTGCTCAATTACTGTATGTAATTTTTCAAGAAAACAGAAAGTCATTGAAAATGAGTGTTTACCCATTTTGGCGTGCTAAATTATCTAGATTTCCATTTATGCAGTTGTTTAGAAACTCAGTGAAACAAAGCTAGAAAATGTGAGAGATTTATATTTAATAGGGTGAAAGATGAAAGAAGATATAGCAACATGTTATCTTTGCTAATCTAATAGAAACAATCTTTCAGATAATCCAAAATATCACTGTATTAATCAAATACGGTTTgctcaaaccaaaaccaaaagtaATTCCGAATTCAACCACCGCGAAACAAAACATATTCAATCAAAAACCTGAGGATGCAAAAAATTGTCTGCTAATAAACACTACAAAGAAACTTGCTTTTTTCAAAGGAGAGGTCACGCTCAATAACAAATCGTACGACAAGTGACACGTTTCTCTTACAGTTTGTCGTTTTCACATGACAAGTCCGTCCTTGTCTCCTCATTGCCTTCCCTTCCCTCTTCAATAAAGATCCAAAACCCAGGAAAGAAACCCTAGTTAACTAACTAGCTGCtaacttttaaaaatctcaCAGAAAACTTTTCTCTCAGTCGAGAAATCATGGTCGTTCCTCTCAGTGCCATCCCTCCATCTCGCGGTAAGATCCTCTCAAACCATACTCTGCTCAGATCTCTCATTTCTCCCTCGAATCGGTCGCTGGATGTTTATTCATTTCCTCTTTGGTGTTATATAATGGATGCAACAGATGGGTTTTACGCTATCAACAACCAGTTTCTAGCAAACGGGCCAAAAGGGTTTCAGGAGTTGAAGACGTTGGAGAACGGTGACATGTTTATTCGGTTGGACTTACCCGGCGTTCCAGAAGACGCCATGAAGGTTGTGGTTGATTCGACCAAGAAAGCTGTGTCTGTCTTCGCCCTCGCACCAAAGGAGCACAGACACGACTCCTCCCCTCGGAACTACCTCTACACTACAGGCCTCGTCTGCAAATGCTGCGAGGTTTCGGCAGTAGCGGCACACATGTCCGATGGTGTTCTCAGGCTTCTCCTCTCCAAGACTCAAATCTCAACTCAACGCACACGTAACTATCAAACCCCACAGTTTCTTTTACTCTAGtttatattcaaatttatatgaatattttttgtatcaaaaaaaattatatgaatatttgtTTGTGttcaaaaacatatatgaaaatttatttttttcttctaacaATAAAGTTTTTTACATATATGCAGCTTTTATTGGTGGTGTCCCAGATTCCGGACAAGGTATTATTTTATTCAATCttgatttatctttttttttcttgactaactttatgtttttttttgtttctttgtggtcaAAGATCACTGTTGGACTGGTTCTCACAAATTTCCTCATGGCACGGATCCACATGGTAATCACATGCTTACGTGGACTTTGGTTGTTGTAAAGGAAAGATATATTAatctgttgttgttgtgtgGTAAGAGCAGGTCCAGTGTTAACGGGTCGGGTATTGCAGCCACACCCATGGGTGAAGCAAGGATCTTTGATGGCTTATGAGTCCAAGCAGCTCGTAAACGGATGCCTATACGTTCGTGTAGACATGCCGGGGGTTCCCAAAGAGATGTTCACGGTCTCCGTCAAGAGTGGGATAGTGATGGTGACTGGTGACGCTCCTTCCGTTAGTTACGACTCAGGGGGGCGGTTCTACTCTGGTGAAGTGGCTTTGC from Raphanus sativus cultivar WK10039 chromosome 8, ASM80110v3, whole genome shotgun sequence includes:
- the LOC108840042 gene encoding zinc finger protein ZAT9, coding for MQKHKCKLCSKSFCNGRALGGHMKSHLVSSHTPTRKKLGDSVHSPSSSSSDGKTLVYGLRENPRKSSRVFIPDPESSTVYNSETETEPESVKRGRAEVSKKKRSKKRVSGKKQKTSHVNSSESQEPASSVSDGSPEQELAMCLMMLSRDTRELKKHVFAAEETKPEKIHFPELRRCVIDLNLPPPQESDIIVTVVSAI
- the LOC108837488 gene encoding putative 57 kDa heat shock protein; this encodes MVVPLSAIPPSRDGFYAINNQFLANGPKGFQELKTLENGDMFIRLDLPGVPEDAMKVVVDSTKKAVSVFALAPKEHRHDSSPRNYLYTTGLVCKCCEVSAVAAHMSDGVLRLLLSKTQISTQRTPFIGGVPDSGQDHCWTGSHKFPHGTDPHGPVLTGRVLQPHPWVKQGSLMAYESKQLVNGCLYVRVDMPGVPKEMFTVSVKSGIVMVTGDAPSVSYDSGGRFYSGEVALLSTPIDIPIRQIKIISKNGVIRLIIPPA